The following proteins are encoded in a genomic region of Planctomycetota bacterium:
- a CDS encoding MarC family protein, which produces MKDFVVAFVTLFVAVDALAILPLFVTLTEDLSPRERRRIIVQSVVTATVVAIVFVFFARKVFDLIGIHVYDFMVAGGVLLFAIALLDLVSGRKFARQVETVGAVPIGIPLVVGPAVLTSSLILADVVGLAPTLVAIVLNIAIAGAVFLAADLFTRLLGQAGSRAVSKVASLILAAFAIMMIRRGIVAIILAGLAAAPPGSTG; this is translated from the coding sequence GTGAAGGACTTCGTCGTCGCCTTCGTCACGCTGTTCGTCGCCGTCGACGCGCTCGCCATCCTTCCCCTTTTCGTCACGCTGACGGAAGACCTCTCGCCCCGCGAGCGACGCCGCATCATCGTCCAGTCGGTGGTGACGGCCACGGTGGTCGCCATCGTCTTCGTCTTCTTCGCCCGGAAGGTCTTCGACCTCATCGGCATCCACGTCTACGATTTCATGGTGGCGGGCGGCGTGCTGCTCTTTGCCATCGCCCTGCTGGACCTGGTGAGCGGACGCAAGTTCGCCCGCCAGGTCGAGACCGTCGGCGCCGTCCCCATCGGCATCCCGCTGGTCGTCGGCCCGGCGGTGCTGACCTCCTCGCTGATCCTCGCGGACGTAGTCGGCCTCGCCCCGACTCTGGTGGCCATCGTCCTCAACATCGCCATCGCAGGCGCCGTCTTTCTCGCCGCGGACCTTTTCACGCGCCTTCTGGGACAGGCGGGGTCCCGGGCCGTCTCCAAGGTCGCCAGCCTCATCCTGGCAGCCTTCGCCATTATGATGATCCGCCGAGGCATCGTCGCCATCATCCTGGCCGGCCTTGCCGCCGCCCCGCCCGGTTCCACCGGCTGA